A single window of Vigna radiata var. radiata cultivar VC1973A chromosome 4, Vradiata_ver6, whole genome shotgun sequence DNA harbors:
- the LOC106759612 gene encoding cytochrome b561 and DOMON domain-containing protein At4g12980 yields the protein MTSPPSPTLPQILLLLFLLAVSAATPSALTCTTQRLTDSANKLFANCLDLPVLNSFLHWTHDAANASLSVAFQAAPPNPGGWVSWGINPNGVGMVGAQVLVAFKGGDRGAVTVNTLDLKSYSDIVPGKLSFDVWDMRGEEVGGVIRIFAKVKVPEKVESVNHVWQVGPSVTAGRIGRHDFKPANLNSKGTLSFSGEQSNVASAVDPVTKKKNIHGILNAVSWGVLFPLGVIIARYMRTFPSADPAWFYLHVGCQVSAYAIGVAGWGTGMKLGSESVGVQYSVHRNLGIALFCFATLQIFALFLRPVKTHKYRYIWNAYHHSIGYTVVILGIINIFRGFKILHPDEIWKTTYIGVVIALGVVALFLEVITWIIVLKKKSNKSP from the exons ATGACTTCACCGCCTTCTCCTACGCTTCCTCAaatcctcctcctcctcttcctcctcgCCGTCAGCGCCGCCACTCCCTCCGCCCTAACTTGCACCACGCAGAGGCTTACCGACTCCGCCAACAAGCTTTTCGCCAACTGCCTGGACCTACCCGTGCTGAACTCCTTCCTCCACTGGACCCATGACGCCGCCAACGCGTCCCTCTCGGTGGCCTTCCAGGCGGCGCCGCCGAACCCAGGCGGGTGGGTCTCTTGGGGGATCAACCCCAACGGGGTTGGCATGGTGGGGGCTCAGGTGCTGGTTGCGTTCAAGGGCGGCGACCGCGGCGCGGTGACCGTGAACACGCTTGACTTGAAGTCATACAGCGACATTGTTCCTGGGAAACTGTCGTTCGACGTGTGGGATATGAGGGGCGAAGAGGTTGGAGGAGTGATTAGGATCTTCGCGAAGGTTAAGGTTCCGGAGAAGGTGGAGAGTGTCAACCACGTGTGGCAGGTGGGGCCCTCCGTTACCGCGGGGAGAATCGGCAGGCATGACTTCAAACCCGCCAATTTGAATTCCAAGGGTACTCTTAGCTTCAGTGGGGAACAGAGCAATGTTGCCTCTGCTGTCGACCCCGTCAccaagaagaaaaat ATTCATGGAATTCTAAATGCTGTGAGTTGGGGTGTGCTGTTTCCCCTTGGAGTGATCATAGCTAGGTACATGAGAACTTTTCCATCTGCAGATCCAGCTTGGTTCTATCTTCATGTTGGTTGTCAAGTCTCTGCTTATGCCATTGGTGTTGCTGGATGGGGAACTGGTATGAAACTTGGAAGCGAATCAGTAGGGGTTCAGTACAGTGTGCATCGCAATCTTGGAATTGCCCTCTTTTGCTTTGCCACTCTACAG ATTTTCGCATTGTTCTTGAGGCCAGTGAAGACTCACAAGTACAGGTATATATGGAACGCGTACCACCACAGCATCGGGTACACTGTGGTTATCTTGGGAATCATCAACATATTCAGGGGCTTCAAGATCTTGCATCCTGATGAGATATGGAAAACTACTTACATTGGAGTGGTTATTGCGCTGGGCGTAGTTGCCTTATTCTTGGAAGTCATCACATGGATTATTGTGTTGAAGAAAAAGTCTAACAAGTCTCCCTAA
- the LOC106758715 gene encoding 60S ribosomal protein L32-1, with translation MAVPLLNKKVVKKRVKKFKRPQSDRKISVKPSWRRPKGIDSRVRRKFKGCVLMPNIGYASDKKTRHYLPNGFKKFVVHNVKDLELLMMHNRTYCAEIAHNVSTRKRKEIVERAAQLDVVVTNKLARLRSQEDE, from the exons ATGGCGGTTCCCTTGCTAAACAAGAAAGTTGTGAAGAAGCGTGTCAAGAAGTTTAAGAGGCCTCAAAGTGACCGCAAAATTTCCGTGAAG CCCAGCTGGCGCAGGCCAAAGGGTATTGATTCACGTGTGAGGAGAAAGTTCaaaggatgtgttttgatgCCAAACATTGGTTATGCTTCAGACAAGAAGACCCGTCACTATCTGCCTAATGGATTCAAGAAGTTTGTTGTCCACAATGTCAAGGATCTTGAACTTCTGATGATGCACAACAG GACATACTGTGCTGAGATAGCACACAATGTGTCAACCAGGAAGAGAAAGGAGATTGTAGAACGTGCTGCACAGTTGGATGTTGTTGTTACCAACAAACTTGCCAGGTTGCGCAGCCAAGAAGATGAGTGA